The Gloeobacter violaceus PCC 7421 DNA window TGCGGTTGGCGGTGTCCTGGACCACCTGCGGTTGCCGCGCTCCAAAGAGCGCCTGGACGGCCTGCGGATTCGCTTCGGTGCCGCTGTACTGCTGCACGGTGGCCTCGGCCTGCTGCGGCCCGGCGCCGGCGCGCTGTTGCTGGAGGGCGCCGCGCACCTGTTGCCCCACCACCGAGAACAACTGGGTCATCGCCTGAGTGTCGGCGCCGTGGGCCTGCCCCTGCTGTTGAAGAGTGCCCAGAACCGAGGCCACCTGACCCTGGCTCGCTTGCTGCTCGGGGTTGGCGATGGCGGCAAGGATTTGATCGAACAGTCCCATAGAAGCCTCGACGCGGGAGGAACGCCTGGATCCTACGCCTTGTTCCCGGGCGGGACAAGCCACCCGGGTATGTTGGCAAGTTCAGGGCACCATTCAGGCCGTCTTACGTACGTAGGACGACTCGGGCGCCTCGGGCGCGTCCGCCTTGGCGGCGCGGCCCAGGCCCAGAAATGCAGGCAAAAACTGCTGCATGAACTGCACCGGATCGCGCTGGAAGGCGATCTGAACGAGGCTCAGCCGGTGCATCTGGGTCTCGGGCAAAATGCGCGGCAGGTGCTCCATCAGGTAGCCCGGCCGCTCCCATACCGGCAGCGTCTCGGAGATCTCAAGCAGCCACTGGGCACGGCGCAACTCGGCTCCAAGGGTGATATCCATGCTCGTCTCGAAGGCTGCCTGCTCGATGGTCGTGTAGCGGCGCTTGGCCGCTTCGACCCGCTCGGCGTTCTGGGGCGAGGTGCGGGCCATCTGGGCGAGCCAGCGGTTGCCCCAGCGCACATGCCCCGCCTCCTCCGGCAAAATTCGCTCGATGCACGCGCGGATCTGGAGGTTCTCAGGCGTCTGGGGCGCGTTCTTGAGCGCGTGGATGTGGGCGGAAAAATACAGGCAGCCGCGCTTCTCGGTGACGTTGATGGCAGCGAGGCTCTCGATGAGATAAAAATCGAGGTCGATCTCTTTGCCGGGCTTGCCGCCGGTGTCGTGGACAAGGCGCTCGAATTCGTCGATATACGAAAGCCCCGGCGGCACGTTGAGTTCTGCCCCCAGATCGTAGAGCAGCTCGGTCAGCCAGTTGGCGTGGCGGGCTTCGTCGTGGATATGGCGCGAGAGGTCGCGGATGAGTTCACGCTGCTGACCGTCGAGGCGCTCGATCACCTCGGTGAGATCCTTGCAGGCGCGCTGCTCGGAGTAGCGGTAGCGGTTGAGCGTAATGTTTTGAATTTCGCGGTCCCGGACGACAATGGCGAGAATTTCGCGGGCTCCGAACTGGTCACGGAACTTCCGCGGGTATGTAACAGTCATCTTGAGTGGCTCGTCACGACTTCATCAATTTTAACTAGACTTTCGGGGATTGATTAGCGCCGGTCGGCGTCGATCAGCCCCACCAGGTAGCGCTCCACCAAAATGAGGGCCACCACGTCGTCGTAGGCTTCCGGGGGCACCCGAAAATCTTGGGGCAACAGACGGTTGAGCCCCCGGGG harbors:
- a CDS encoding ferritin-like domain-containing protein translates to MTVTYPRKFRDQFGAREILAIVVRDREIQNITLNRYRYSEQRACKDLTEVIERLDGQQRELIRDLSRHIHDEARHANWLTELLYDLGAELNVPPGLSYIDEFERLVHDTGGKPGKEIDLDFYLIESLAAINVTEKRGCLYFSAHIHALKNAPQTPENLQIRACIERILPEEAGHVRWGNRWLAQMARTSPQNAERVEAAKRRYTTIEQAAFETSMDITLGAELRRAQWLLEISETLPVWERPGYLMEHLPRILPETQMHRLSLVQIAFQRDPVQFMQQFLPAFLGLGRAAKADAPEAPESSYVRKTA
- a CDS encoding DUF937 domain-containing protein, which produces MGLFDQILAAIANPEQQASQGQVASVLGTLQQQGQAHGADTQAMTQLFSVVGQQVRGALQQQRAGAGPQQAEATVQQYSGTEANPQAVQALFGARQPQVVQDTANRTGIDASTIQALLPVVIPLILQLLQGGTNSRNPQQGNPLLGTFLDTDNDGDVDLGDMVRVAGRFL